The genomic interval CGGGTATATCGTTGCATGTGATGCTGAAGAGGCATGGTTTGTAAGACTGAACCATATCACAAAATACGGAACAGATCCAAATCTGGAAAGAGTTACCCTGCATCCCAAAGAACCACTTATTTTCCTTAGCTTAAATGGTGTTCCTGACTCAAGTGTACTTATCTGGGATCACATTCATGATTCACCAGGTGTACCTTGTCCTAACCCAAGAGTGATTCTTCCAAGAAGAGTAGTTCCTGACAGTGCAGAAGGAATGGTGGAGATCAACATAAGAAATTTTGGAATCCGCACTCCTCCCTGCACCAAAGAGAACCCCTCTTATGGTATTGTGGGAATGCTTCACGTGCTGCCTCCGGCACTTGCCTGGCTGTGGCGACTGGTTTCTCCCAGAGGTTTCGATAATCCAAGTATTACCGAAAATGCAGCCATGACCAGTGAGGGTGTGGGATCGTACTGGCCTTTCGCAACAGGAAGATATGTAAATCATGCGAATCTTCTGCTCAGACAAATCCAGAAATACCCTGCTGTTGGATATACTCTTACTCCAAACCAGCATATCGGAGCCTACAAGGTCTCTTTCATGCCTCAGTGGGTATCAAGAGAATATCTGGCCAGAAGAGGTATCGCCAAGTTCAGACCTGAACAGCTTATTGCTGCAAGAAGTTCTATTCTGGGTTACACTCTTCAGTCTATGCAGGTTGAAGGTGTTCCAATTCCTCACGATTTCCTCAGAGTCAATGAGCAGCCAGAAGTAGGACCGGAAGGTTATGATCAGGGAGCTGAAATTCTGAGAAATTTCTTTATTGCAGAGCTGAAGAAATTCCAGAAGGATGACCTTGATGACCTTGGCAAAAAGATCATTGAGTGCTGCATGGACAATGGAACCATTGCAGATTACGAAAACCTGATGTAAAAACAACTACAACGGGTATACCACTCAGGGCGGGGTTTATTTAACCCCGCCCTTTTCTTATCCCTGACTATCTTCTGCTCCGCTGATTAAATTACAGACTCTTGTTGTTACCACTTTCCCTCTATCGTCCACTCCGATCTGCAGCTCATAATAGAATTTTGGTGATCTTTTCTGGTTTATTTCAATAAAAAACCTATTAATACTCACAAATCGCAGAGGAATCTATTTATATTTATTAATCAGGTGTACATAACTTTTGTTCATCTCTTAGAAATATCGTTCTTCAGGATTGTTTTCATCGATGAATAATTCTCACAAGCCTTCAGTTTATGACATAATCATTATAGGTGCAGGACCGGCAGGACTGAAAGCCGGCTTAACCGTAACAGAAAATTCCGGATTAAAGGTTTTGGTAACCGATAAGATTGTGCCATGGGACAAACCGATTCCATGTGCCGAAGGAGTTGGGAGGCTGGGCCTTGAAAGATCCCTCGAAGTGCGCCCGGCCTGGATAAGACAGGTCATAAGCAAAGCTTGTTTCCATGCTCCCAATAACACCACTGTTACCTATCAGGATAAAAATAAGGGATACATAATCGACCGTGCACGGATGCAAAAAGACCTTTATGAGACGATCAGTTCAAGGGGCGGGGAGTTTATCTTTGGCAAAAAAGTCATCGGTGTGGAATCATCTCTAAACGGGCACCGTCTTATACACTTTGATGACACAACGAGTTTAAAAGCCCGGGTAGTTATTGATGCATCCGGCCCTGTGGGATTGCTGGGAAGAAAAGAGCAGATTTGCTGGAAACCATATGATCTTGAGTCTGCATGCTTTGTAGTTGCAGAAAATGTAGATATACCACAGGATACAGTACATATTCAGGCCGGCAGCTCAATTGCCCCCGGAGGTTATGCCTGGATTTTTCCAAGGGGTGAAAACAGAGCTAATATTGGGGTTGTGGTTGGAGGGAAATTCAGAAATGGTGTGAATATCAGAGATCTGCTGGACCAACATCTAAAGACCAATTTTCCTGATGCCAAAGTGATTACAACCTTTGCAGGGTCAATCTCCTGTGGATACCAAAGGAAAACAATCGCTCTGCCCGGTTTTATTAAAGCGGGAGATGCTGCAAGTGCAGTCAATCCGATCTCAAGGGCGGGTATTTCCGAGGCACTTCTTTCCGGTGACCTGGCTGGTACCAGCGCGATAGAGATGCTTAAAACCTCTCAAGAAAATAAGCAGAGGCAAATCTGTAGAAAATATGAGAAAATGTGGTACAAAGAACTTGGCCGCAGACACCTTAAACTTGCCAAAGTAAAAGCTTCCCTCTACTCTGTTCCCGATGAGGATTACAACAAAGCAGCTGCCACACTGCAATCTCTCTCATTGGAGGAAATTACCATGTCAAAAATCTTCAAGGTAAGCCTTGGAAGATTCCCCAGACTGGTGTGGGCACTTCGACATTTGATGTAATAATTTTCTTTATTTAATGCGTATTAAGATCAATCATTGTAAACTAAAAGAGCACATAATTCACAGTAGTACCCCATTTTCACTGCAGGATAGCCCATGTCGACAGCCCTGATACATGAATGGCTTGTTACATTAGCAGGTGCAGAGAGCGTTCTTCAATCGATTCACTCCCTTTATCCCGGGAAGATTTATACTCTTTTCCACAACTCCAGGGAGTTGAAAGGATCGATTTTTGACGGGGTTCCGATTCAAACCTCTTTTTTACAGAAACTACCTTTCAGCCGTAAGCACCGCCTTTTTCTGCCTCTGTTCCCCATGGCTATTGAGCAGTTTGACCTAAGGGATCATAACCTCATTATATCCTCATCCTATGCGGTAGCCAAAGGGGTTCTCAATTCTTCCGACCAGCTGCATATCTGTTATTGTCACTCCCCTATGAGATATATCTGGGATCTTACGTTCGAATATCTCGAAGCAGAGGGGCTGACCCGGGGGATGAAAAGTTTCATTATCAGAAGCATGATGCATTACATCCGGATCTGGGACCAGGTCTCATCCAACCGTGTCAACGAGTTCGTTACCAATTCTAATTATATCGCAAACAGAATAAAAAAGTGCTACAACAGAAGAGCAAAAGTTATCTACCCGCCGGTTGATATTGAAAGATTCTCTGTAAGCCCAAGTAAGGATAACTATTTCATTACGGTATCACGTTTGGTCCCCTATAAAAGAGTTGACCTTATTATTGAAGCATTCAAAAAACTCAAACTTCCCCTGTTGATTGTAGGAGACGGACCATCCCGCTCGCAGCTGGAGAAAATATCTGATTCAAATATTGAATTTACCGGATATGTAACACCGACAAGGCTTGAAAACCTGCTCAGCAGAGCAAGAGCATTTGTGTTTTGTGCTGAAGAGGATTTTGGGGTGGCGAATGTGGAAGCTCAGGCATGTGGTGTTCCGGTAATTGCCTTTGGCAGAGGTGGTGCGCTGGAAACGGTTATCGACAAAAAAACCGGGTTGTTTTTCTACAAGCGCTCAGTTGATTCACTTATGGAAAAAATCAAGGAATTTATCCGTACGGAAGACAATTTCGATCCTCTGAAGATCAGAGAAAATGCAGAACGGTTTCCCAGATCAAGATTCGAGAGCGAATTCAAAAAATTTGTCGATGAGGCCTGGGAGCGGTTCCCTTACAAGTAGTATACACCCGCAGGATATCATTCTCTCAGCAATTGCTATATCTATCCCACCCCGAGATCTATTTGCATAGATAAAAATATTCAGATTGTATAAACGTATTAAAAACAGAAGAGTTTATGAATTACTCTTTTAACCTTAAAAAGAACAACATTCTGATGCAGGATAATTTTAGCTTTTCACAACTGTGGAGACTAAAATTCAGGAGGTAGTATGAATGCCATGAAAACGACCGTACTTCTTGCAACTCTAACCGGTATGCTGATATTGTTCGGTCATATGATGGGAGGCCATCAGGGTGCAACAATGGCACTGCTTTTTGCAGGTGTAATGAATTTTGTCAGCTTTTGGTATTCCGATAAAATCGTTCTCAAAATGTACAGAGCTCAGGAAATCGGCCCTCGGGATGTCCCGCAGCTGTATAATATCGTAAAAAACCTTGCAGAAAAAAACAACATGCCTATGCCCAGGGTTTATGTAATAAACTCCGAATCACCCAATGCTTTTGCAACCGGCAGAAGTCCCAGACACGCTTCGGTTGCTGCAACCGTAGGCATAATGAGACTATTGAACAACGACGAGCTTGAGGGAGTAATGGCCCACGAGCTTGCGCATGTTAAAAATCGGGACACTCTTATAAGTACAGTTGCTGCTACTATTGCCGGAGCCATCACCTGGATAGCAATGATGATTCGCTGGGGTGCGATGTTTGGAGGTGGAATGCGCGGTGGCAATAATCGTAACAATGCTCTGGGAAGCCTTGCTCTTGCCATTTTGGCCCCCATTGCTGCGATGTTTATTCAAATGGCGATTTCACGTTCAAGAGAGTTTTCAGCTGATGCTACGGGGGCAAAGATCTGTGGGAAGCCTCTGGCTCTCGCAAACGCCCTGACCAAATTACAACAAGCCTCTCAGGTAAGACCTATGAGAGGCGGCAGCCCGTCTACAGCACATATGTTTATCGTGAACCCCTTCAAGGGGGGGATCGGTTCCCTGTTCAGTACACACCCTCCAATGGAAGAGCGTGTGCAGAAACTTCAACAGCTATCACGGATGATGCCTTAACATAAAGCCCTCCTCGAAAAACGGGTGGATCTCGCAAGAGTCCACCTGTTTTTTTTTCTAGAAAACTCCCCGGGAAGAAGCTGTATCATAAATAGTCCTGTACTTCTCTATAGCCTGATCCCAGGAGAAGAGTTCAAGGCTCTTCAGACCGTTATAAATCATCTTACCATAACTTTCTTTGTCAGAATACAGATCTAATGCGGTGATAAGAGATTTCTCCGCAGCGTTTATCATCGACCTGTAGAATTTGTTCTTGATTCTATCCCCCGGAGCAAGTTTTAAGCATTCGACCCACCCCTGTCCAGCTGTTTTTTCATCACATTTTTCACGATACAATATTCCGGTAGCATTGTCGATAGATCCACTGAAATCAAACAAAGATTTATAAAACCGGGGAACATGTATGCCATTATATGGATTTACCTGAACCCAAAGCCCTCCGGTAGCTCTTGCCAAAACCGGTGTGCCGTGTAGAAATCCCTCGGTCGCAGCTCCAAACGGTTCATAAAATGAGGGCATTACGAGAAAACTGGCCCCCTTGAGGATAGCTCTGTAGTTCTCGGTGGGAACCCTGAATGGCCAGATTGTGATATCACCCTCAAGTTTTTTCTGTATCTTCTCAAAAAGCGCCAGTTCTTTTCTTGACCCGTTATCAGAGCAGCTCGGACAGAAGAAGAGTTTTATTTTTCCTTTTGGCAGACGGCTGATTGCCTGAAAAATCACATCAAACCCTTTCTGCATCAGATCCAGCCTTCCTGACATAAAAAACACCGGAACATCCTCATCTGCACAAGAGAGATCAAGCTTTCCGATTATTTCTGGATTTTTTTCCCCTTGTACAATCTCTTCCAGCTCATTTCTGAATTTATTCTTTTCTTTCAAAAGGAGAGAAAAATCCCCTTTTACTGCATTGGACTCAGCTTTACTAGTAAAAGGATGAGCGGGGTTTCCAAACATTCCATTCTCGATACCAATCGGTGTATTCATACTGAAGTAATCCTGCAGATGATTGGTGAAAACCGTGCGCTGAAGAGGATCGTATTTAAGCTCGTAGGCAAAGGGAGCACTAACAGTCGTTAACGGGCCGTTAAGAAGCGGCATTACGCATTGGAGAATGGTGTGTCCGGGAAATTCTTTTCCGAAAAATCTTTTTTTGTGTACCGCCGATATCGCTCCGTCAAAGGAGTTATGCAGTGTTAAAACGGTTCTTGCATTATCTAAAACCCCACTTAACACAGCCATTTTGGACGTTATGGCAATCGGAGCGGTTTCCCAATCATGTGCATGAAATATCAGACTATCCTTTATACCCACTCTGTTAAGAACCACAGGTACAGCAGCAGAAAACACCAATGCGTCAAGGACCAGTTTTTCATTGTCTCTATATGAATAGGGATCATCAACTGCAGTAAAATAGTTCTCAACATCGATATAGTAGCAAGGCAGGACAGAAGTGGTGTCTCTGTAGCAGGATAGGACTCCCTTAAAGTTACAAATGTCTAGTTTCTCGTTTTCAAACAAGGTTTCAAATGCCCCTTCATCCAGGGCCGTTTTAACTCTGGAATTATTTTTATAGAAGGGGGTAACTAAGATGGTTTTTTCCCCAGAGTTTAGCAGCTGTGAAGGCAGCAGTCCCATAACTGCGGCAAGTCCGCCTAACTTTGCATACTTGTTCTCAAAGGAGAGAAATATCACCTGTCTTCGCTTGTCCTGGAAAGTTCGCTCAGACCGGCTCAGTGTGTCAATTTCCAGCTGTGAAAAGTATTCATAAAAACCACTTCTCAAAATGGTCCACGACTCTGTTCTTGAGTTAAAAAGGTAATCCGGTCGACAGTTATCTTTGCAGTTCATGTTCGTTTTCCCGTTGCATACATTCCACATTCAACTTATGTTGTTGAGGTGATTTGCATTGTTTTTTAGTGTCAAGATAGATCCAGATTAGTCCCGCAAGTGCCGGCAAAATAATGTTGCATATAAGTACCGCAGCCGATACCCCTACAGCCGCAGCATCTATTCCTACCGCTACCATGCCCCAGTCCCTTTGTGCCATAAATGTAGCGAATGAGAACTCGCGTATACCGGCATTTGCAACGAAAATTGGAAGAAATATCATAAAAGCGTAACTCTGGGCAGCGGTCAGTAGATTCCACATAAAATCTGTAAAACCCAGCATATAGAACAGTATTGAAGTCTGCAGAAGTAAAAACAGATGACTCATCAGTGTTAACACCAGAAATCGCGGCTGTTTCATTAGAGCAAAAACATCCCTGAAAAACTGAAACACCGTTTCCTGTGATAGTTTTACAAATCCTGGCAATCTCAAAAACCTGCTCCAATATCGAAAAAAACACAGTCCTGTCAGTACAACACTCATGATAACCAACACTGGCAGTATAAATATTGCCAGTGGCTCCAATCCAGTATATACTTTTTGCGCAACCGCAGCAGACATACCAACTATCAATACTACAATTACCGCATATGCGCGGTCAAGAACTGTAGCTTTTACAGAGCGGATCTTTAAAGAGGGATCAAGATCAAATCCCCTAAAAAGCTCCCCTGATCGTCCCGGGGTCATGAAACCCAAAAAACATCCCTTAAGAAATGATCTTACCACATCGGTGAATGAAACCTGAAATTTCATGGCACTTAGAACTATGCGCCATCTCAGCACCTGAAGAAATGTTGCAATCAATCCAAACAAAAATGATAGTCCCAGGTATCGTAGAGAAATGTTTTCTGAAAGAATACGTATATCGTCTGAAGTCAACGATCCGTTTACAAACCATACAAAAAGCAGTGTTATTATTATCCGCAATATCCATTTGGCACCACCGGTTTTATACACATTCATACATGTTTTAATAACATTACTGACAGCTTTGTTTTTCAATCACAGCTCCTAAAGCATGTTTGTCGGATCAACATCTATGATACATCTGCTGTTACTTTGTAATCTGCTGCCATAGCTTCTGATTAGTTTCAGTACATTCGAAAGCTTCACAACGGAATCTGATTTCAAAAGCATTGAATATCTGTAAACGTTGTCTATTTTGGAAAGAACAGCAGGAGAGGGTCCTAAAATTACGATTCCGTCAATGTTTTTTCTGTTTATTTCACCGGCAATCTGAAATGAAGTATTTCTCACATACTGTTCAGAAGCACCTTCGAACACAACCCTTGCCAGTTTTCCGTGTGGCGGATACTTCAGAACTTTTCTTGTCTCTATTTCCCCGTTGAAAAAGGTTATATAATCATGTTTCTGAGCGGTAGTGATTGCTACCTCTTCGGGGAAATAGGTCTGTACCACAACTTCACCGGGGGTAGTGCTTCTGCCAGCCCTGCCAGCGACCTGAGTAAGAAGCTGAAAAGTACGTTCTGAAGCTCTGAAATCAGGAAAATGGAGCCCAGTATCCGCCTGAAGCACACCCACAAGTGTCACCTTTGGAAAATTCAACCCCTTAGAAACCATCTGGGTTCCAAGCAGAATATCGGCTTCCCCTCTGGCGAAAGTTTCAAGGATTGAAACATGCGCACCCTTTCGCCGTGTGGTATCCTGATCCATGCGGATAATTCTGGTACCGGGAAAATGCTCATGCAAAAGTTCCTCAACTTTTTGAATCCCTGTTCCCACATACTTAACATTTTCACCAGCGCACTTTGGACAAACATCCGGAGCCTGTTGGTGATACCCGCACAAGTGACATTTGAGCAGAGTGTCGACACGGTGATATTTAAGGTTAACCGAACAGTTGGGGCATGTATATGTAAAACTGCAGGACTTACACATTAGAACCGCGGAAAACCCTCTGCGATTGAGAAGAAGAATAACCTGCTGCTTAAGTGATACGACTTCAAGAATTTTTTCCTGCAGGTATTGTGAGAACGGAGTCCAGTTATTGGCTTTCCTCTCCTCCCCCATATCAATTATCTTCACCTCCGGTAACCGTGATGAACCGAATCGTTGAGTAAGTGTGATCAGTTCATATTTGCCGCACAGAGCATTTTGATAGCTCTCCATGCTTGGAGTGGCACTTCCAAGTGCTACAACAGATTTTTGGATGTGCCCTCTCATGACCGCTACATCCCGTGCATTATACCTGGGCTCCATGTCACTCTGTTTATAACTCCCATCGTGCTCCTCATCGACTATTATAAGCCCCACATTTTCCATAGGAATCAAAACAGCGCTCCTGACACCTATAACGACACGCTTTGTTCCGGTCACTATTTCCTGAATACTGTCACGCCTTTCCCCATCGGACATATTACTGTGAATAACAGTAATAGTATCTCCTATAGCAGTCTTGAAACACTGTATGGTTTGAGGGGTCAGGGATATTTCAGGTACCAGAATTATCACACCCCTGCCGCACTTAAGCATTTTCCTGGTAAGCTCGACATAAATATGGGTTTTACCGCTGCCTGTTATTCCGTGGATAAGGAAAGGTTTTTCCGGCCCGGTGAAACTTTCTTCGATTCTGCTGACAGCTTCAGCCTGACTTTGAGTAAGGGTAATGTCCTTATCCTGCAAAGCCAATCCCAGTTCATCAGCCTGGCGGATAACCGGAATTTTTTCTGCTTTGATATTACCCTTTGTGACAAGTAGTTTAACGGTGGAGTAAGAGAGAGAAAACCTGTGTTCGATTTCCTTTAAACTCAGAGCACACCCACACTCCCGCATTTTTTCCAAAAACTCAACATGGCGCCTTATCAACCCCTCCATGGATTTATCTGTTACACTGTATACATTTACAGTTTTCTCCTTCACCTTAAAAAGTGATTTGGAGATCATCGGACGAAACACCCTTCCCAGATCACATTGATAGTAGGATGCCATCCACTCGTAAAGAGCCATCAGAGTCTGGTTTGAATCTGTCCACTGTCCGCTTTTTACCTCAAGGACTTCCTTTAAGTGAGGGTAACGGGATTTTTTTTTCAGCTCTACAGCCACACCCCAGGTTTTCCTTCTTTTAACCTCAACCAGAACAGGAGCCCCCTGAACAACCTCACAACGCAGGTTTGAGGGTATATGATAGTCATAAACACCCGGAATAGCAGCGGGAAAAGCAACCCCAACTACAGTGAAAGCTGTTGGTTTCTGAAAATCGGATTGACATTCTTGATAAGTCATGGTAGATTTAAAATAGTGCCCTTTTAAGCAGGATAAAGGAGAAAAATACACCTTTAAACAGATAAATTCTATAAATTAAAGTCAGAATAACAATATTCCAAATTTTTATGAATAAACCGGGTGTTTTAACTGATCCCAGAATAGCTGAAGCCATATGAAACAATTAAATATAAATGACGTTACGGAAGGAATGGTTTTAGCCGAAGATATCAACCTCTCAGAAGGACGTCTTCTTCTGAGCGAATCTCACAGGTTAGATGCAGAATCAATCAAGCTGCTAAAGAAATACGAAATTGAGAAGATCAGCATAAAACCAGAAGAATCCCGTTCTCAATCCCAAAAAAACCTCTGCGATCCTCATGACTTTATAAAGATATTCATATCAGGGGATTCCATGCACGCCTCACTTACCATAGAGGCTGGCCTGAATAAGGAGCTCCTCAGTTTGGAGCTTCTTAAAGACTCTCTGACTCTGGCTGGAGTTGTTGAGGGTATAAAGGAGAGTGCACTGGTCAGTGCCGTAGAAAAATGGCCCACACACAATGGAATGTACAAAATTGAGACTGTTGCTCAGGGAACTCCCCCCCTACCCCATCACGAGGGTCCGTTCACCATGAAAGTAAAGTACCTGAACAGCAAAAAGATGGTAGAAGACGCAAAGGGGGTTCACTATTACTGGGAATTTGCAAAGATCTGCGATACTACAGAAAGGATCGATCCCGAGACCGTTATTGCTGAGCGCAGCAGCGGCACGCCTTCGATTCCCGGTAAAACAGTTGGGGGTGAACTTCTGTTTAACGATGAGATTGTAGAGAGAAAAATCAATCTCGATGGAGGTGTGCGTCTTTCCGATGATGGAACACAGATCATTGCCAC from Chitinispirillum alkaliphilum carries:
- a CDS encoding geranylgeranyl reductase is translated as MNNSHKPSVYDIIIIGAGPAGLKAGLTVTENSGLKVLVTDKIVPWDKPIPCAEGVGRLGLERSLEVRPAWIRQVISKACFHAPNNTTVTYQDKNKGYIIDRARMQKDLYETISSRGGEFIFGKKVIGVESSLNGHRLIHFDDTTSLKARVVIDASGPVGLLGRKEQICWKPYDLESACFVVAENVDIPQDTVHIQAGSSIAPGGYAWIFPRGENRANIGVVVGGKFRNGVNIRDLLDQHLKTNFPDAKVITTFAGSISCGYQRKTIALPGFIKAGDAASAVNPISRAGISEALLSGDLAGTSAIEMLKTSQENKQRQICRKYEKMWYKELGRRHLKLAKVKASLYSVPDEDYNKAAATLQSLSLEEITMSKIFKVSLGRFPRLVWALRHLM
- a CDS encoding Glycosyl transferase, which translates into the protein MSTALIHEWLVTLAGAESVLQSIHSLYPGKIYTLFHNSRELKGSIFDGVPIQTSFLQKLPFSRKHRLFLPLFPMAIEQFDLRDHNLIISSSYAVAKGVLNSSDQLHICYCHSPMRYIWDLTFEYLEAEGLTRGMKSFIIRSMMHYIRIWDQVSSNRVNEFVTNSNYIANRIKKCYNRRAKVIYPPVDIERFSVSPSKDNYFITVSRLVPYKRVDLIIEAFKKLKLPLLIVGDGPSRSQLEKISDSNIEFTGYVTPTRLENLLSRARAFVFCAEEDFGVANVEAQACGVPVIAFGRGGALETVIDKKTGLFFYKRSVDSLMEKIKEFIRTEDNFDPLKIRENAERFPRSRFESEFKKFVDEAWERFPYK
- a CDS encoding protease, M48 family, translated to MNAMKTTVLLATLTGMLILFGHMMGGHQGATMALLFAGVMNFVSFWYSDKIVLKMYRAQEIGPRDVPQLYNIVKNLAEKNNMPMPRVYVINSESPNAFATGRSPRHASVAATVGIMRLLNNDELEGVMAHELAHVKNRDTLISTVAATIAGAITWIAMMIRWGAMFGGGMRGGNNRNNALGSLALAILAPIAAMFIQMAISRSREFSADATGAKICGKPLALANALTKLQQASQVRPMRGGSPSTAHMFIVNPFKGGIGSLFSTHPPMEERVQKLQQLSRMMP
- a CDS encoding Glycogen synthase, which produces MRSGFYEYFSQLEIDTLSRSERTFQDKRRQVIFLSFENKYAKLGGLAAVMGLLPSQLLNSGEKTILVTPFYKNNSRVKTALDEGAFETLFENEKLDICNFKGVLSCYRDTTSVLPCYYIDVENYFTAVDDPYSYRDNEKLVLDALVFSAAVPVVLNRVGIKDSLIFHAHDWETAPIAITSKMAVLSGVLDNARTVLTLHNSFDGAISAVHKKRFFGKEFPGHTILQCVMPLLNGPLTTVSAPFAYELKYDPLQRTVFTNHLQDYFSMNTPIGIENGMFGNPAHPFTSKAESNAVKGDFSLLLKEKNKFRNELEEIVQGEKNPEIIGKLDLSCADEDVPVFFMSGRLDLMQKGFDVIFQAISRLPKGKIKLFFCPSCSDNGSRKELALFEKIQKKLEGDITIWPFRVPTENYRAILKGASFLVMPSFYEPFGAATEGFLHGTPVLARATGGLWVQVNPYNGIHVPRFYKSLFDFSGSIDNATGILYREKCDEKTAGQGWVECLKLAPGDRIKNKFYRSMINAAEKSLITALDLYSDKESYGKMIYNGLKSLELFSWDQAIEKYRTIYDTASSRGVF
- a CDS encoding primosome assembly protein PriA; the protein is MTYQECQSDFQKPTAFTVVGVAFPAAIPGVYDYHIPSNLRCEVVQGAPVLVEVKRRKTWGVAVELKKKSRYPHLKEVLEVKSGQWTDSNQTLMALYEWMASYYQCDLGRVFRPMISKSLFKVKEKTVNVYSVTDKSMEGLIRRHVEFLEKMRECGCALSLKEIEHRFSLSYSTVKLLVTKGNIKAEKIPVIRQADELGLALQDKDITLTQSQAEAVSRIEESFTGPEKPFLIHGITGSGKTHIYVELTRKMLKCGRGVIILVPEISLTPQTIQCFKTAIGDTITVIHSNMSDGERRDSIQEIVTGTKRVVIGVRSAVLIPMENVGLIIVDEEHDGSYKQSDMEPRYNARDVAVMRGHIQKSVVALGSATPSMESYQNALCGKYELITLTQRFGSSRLPEVKIIDMGEERKANNWTPFSQYLQEKILEVVSLKQQVILLLNRRGFSAVLMCKSCSFTYTCPNCSVNLKYHRVDTLLKCHLCGYHQQAPDVCPKCAGENVKYVGTGIQKVEELLHEHFPGTRIIRMDQDTTRRKGAHVSILETFARGEADILLGTQMVSKGLNFPKVTLVGVLQADTGLHFPDFRASERTFQLLTQVAGRAGRSTTPGEVVVQTYFPEEVAITTAQKHDYITFFNGEIETRKVLKYPPHGKLARVVFEGASEQYVRNTSFQIAGEINRKNIDGIVILGPSPAVLSKIDNVYRYSMLLKSDSVVKLSNVLKLIRSYGSRLQSNSRCIIDVDPTNML